The proteins below come from a single Pseudarthrobacter sp. SSS035 genomic window:
- the clpB gene encoding ATP-dependent chaperone ClpB gives MDVKFTTKSQEALSAAAMNASTAGNPQVEPAHLLKALMDQREGVAVALLRATGADPDTVSVQASGAIKALPATSGGSTQQAQLSRPALLAIQNAKNEADRLGDTYVSTEVLLLGLSAGSDAVGRLMRDAGASHEALLAALPGVRGDRKVTTPDPENTFQSLERFGTDLTAMARAGKLDPVIGRDTEIRRIIQVLSRRTKNNPVIIGEPGVGKTAVVEGLAQRIVAGDVPESLRGKNLIALDLASMVAGAKYRGEFEERLKAVLEEIKNSDGQIVTFIDEIHTVVGAGATGESSMDAGNMLKPMLARGELRLIGATTLDEYRENIEKDPALERRFQQVYVGEPSVEDTIGILRGLKERYEAHHKVTIADSALVAAATLSNRYISGRQLPDKAIDLVDEAASRLRMEIDSAPEEIDRLRRAVDRLTMEELALANEKDAASVERLAALRADKADKSEELDALNARWAAERAGLNRVGDLKAKLDELRSTADKAQREGDLETASRILYGEIPAVERELNAAAAAEEAVTEKPAQMVADEVTADDIAEVISAWTGIPAGRMLQGESQKLLHMEQELGKRLIGQAKAVAAVSDAVRRARAGISDPNRPTGSFLFLGPTGVGKTELAKALADFLFDDERAMVRLDMSEYGEKHSVARLVGAPPGYVGYEEGGQLTEAVRRRPYSVVLLDEVEKAHPEVFDILLQVLDDGRLTDGQGRTVDFRNAILVLTSNLGSQFLVDQSLDAQAKRTAVMTMVNASFKPEFLNRLDEIVLFEALTVDELAEIVELQVAELGRRLHDRRLFLDVSDGARAWLAMSGFDSAYGARPLRRLVQREIGDRLAKAILSGDIADGDTVLVDTAADVDELTIEGLEALAGPDGDAPAGTGLVVRRKE, from the coding sequence TTGGACGTCAAATTCACCACCAAGAGCCAGGAGGCTCTTTCGGCAGCAGCCATGAACGCCTCGACGGCGGGGAATCCCCAGGTGGAACCTGCCCACCTGCTCAAGGCGCTGATGGATCAGCGGGAAGGCGTCGCCGTGGCGCTTCTCCGCGCCACCGGCGCAGACCCGGATACCGTCAGCGTGCAGGCGAGTGGCGCCATCAAGGCGCTGCCGGCAACGTCGGGCGGCTCCACGCAGCAGGCCCAGCTGTCCCGGCCCGCGCTGCTGGCCATCCAGAACGCGAAAAACGAGGCCGACCGGCTGGGTGACACGTATGTCTCGACCGAAGTGCTGCTGCTGGGGCTCTCTGCCGGGAGTGACGCCGTCGGGCGGTTAATGCGCGACGCCGGTGCCTCCCATGAAGCGCTGCTCGCCGCCCTGCCGGGTGTCCGCGGCGACCGCAAGGTCACCACGCCGGACCCGGAAAACACGTTCCAGTCGCTGGAGCGGTTCGGCACTGACCTTACCGCGATGGCGCGTGCGGGCAAGCTGGACCCGGTGATCGGCCGCGATACCGAGATCCGGCGCATCATCCAGGTGCTGAGCCGCCGCACCAAGAACAACCCTGTCATTATCGGCGAGCCGGGCGTTGGCAAGACGGCCGTCGTCGAAGGGCTCGCCCAACGGATCGTGGCGGGCGATGTCCCGGAAAGCCTGAGGGGCAAGAATCTGATCGCCCTCGACCTCGCGTCCATGGTGGCAGGGGCGAAGTACCGCGGCGAGTTCGAGGAGCGGCTCAAGGCCGTCCTGGAGGAGATCAAGAATTCGGACGGCCAGATTGTCACGTTCATCGACGAGATCCACACGGTGGTGGGCGCCGGCGCCACGGGGGAATCATCGATGGATGCCGGCAACATGCTCAAGCCCATGTTGGCACGCGGTGAGCTGCGGCTGATCGGTGCCACCACCTTGGATGAGTACCGCGAGAACATCGAGAAGGACCCCGCGCTGGAGCGGAGGTTCCAGCAGGTGTACGTGGGTGAGCCCAGCGTGGAAGATACCATCGGGATCCTCCGCGGACTCAAGGAACGCTACGAGGCGCACCACAAGGTCACCATCGCCGACTCTGCGCTGGTAGCCGCCGCAACCTTGTCCAACCGCTACATTTCCGGCCGCCAGCTGCCGGACAAGGCCATCGACCTCGTGGACGAGGCCGCCTCGCGGCTGCGGATGGAGATCGACTCCGCACCGGAGGAGATCGACCGGCTGCGCCGTGCCGTGGACCGGCTCACCATGGAGGAACTGGCCCTCGCGAACGAGAAGGACGCCGCTTCGGTGGAACGGCTGGCGGCCCTCCGCGCGGACAAGGCCGACAAGAGCGAGGAGCTGGACGCGCTGAATGCGCGCTGGGCGGCCGAAAGGGCCGGGCTCAACCGGGTGGGCGACCTGAAAGCCAAGCTCGATGAGCTCCGCTCCACGGCGGACAAGGCGCAGCGCGAAGGCGACCTGGAGACGGCGTCGCGGATCCTGTACGGCGAGATTCCGGCAGTGGAGCGGGAGCTGAATGCGGCCGCCGCAGCCGAAGAGGCGGTGACGGAAAAGCCTGCCCAGATGGTGGCTGACGAGGTCACCGCGGACGACATTGCCGAGGTCATTTCCGCGTGGACCGGCATCCCCGCCGGGCGCATGCTGCAGGGTGAAAGCCAGAAGCTGCTCCATATGGAGCAGGAGCTCGGCAAGCGCCTGATCGGCCAGGCCAAGGCGGTGGCCGCGGTGTCCGACGCCGTCCGTCGCGCCCGGGCCGGCATCAGCGATCCCAACCGGCCCACGGGTTCGTTCCTGTTCCTGGGGCCCACGGGCGTGGGCAAGACCGAGCTGGCCAAGGCGCTCGCGGATTTCCTGTTCGACGACGAACGCGCCATGGTGCGGCTGGACATGTCCGAGTACGGCGAGAAGCACTCGGTGGCGCGGCTGGTGGGTGCCCCTCCGGGGTACGTCGGCTACGAGGAGGGCGGCCAGCTGACGGAGGCCGTCCGCCGCCGGCCGTACTCGGTGGTCCTGCTGGACGAGGTGGAAAAGGCCCATCCGGAGGTTTTCGACATCCTCCTGCAGGTGCTCGACGACGGCCGCCTCACCGATGGCCAGGGCCGCACCGTGGACTTCCGCAACGCCATCCTGGTGCTGACGTCCAACCTGGGCAGCCAGTTCCTGGTGGACCAGTCGCTGGACGCGCAGGCCAAGCGGACCGCGGTCATGACCATGGTCAACGCCTCTTTCAAGCCGGAGTTCCTGAACCGGCTGGACGAGATTGTGCTGTTTGAAGCCCTGACCGTTGACGAGCTGGCGGAGATTGTGGAACTGCAGGTGGCCGAGCTCGGCAGGAGGCTGCACGATCGCCGGCTCTTCCTGGACGTGTCCGACGGCGCCCGAGCCTGGCTGGCCATGTCCGGCTTCGACTCCGCGTACGGTGCCCGGCCACTGCGCCGGCTAGTACAGCGGGAGATCGGCGACCGCCTGGCCAAGGCCATCCTGTCCGGCGACATCGCCGACGGTGACACGGTGCTGGTGGACACCGCGGCCGACGTCGACGAACTCACGATCGAAGGGCTGGAGGCGCTTGCGGGACCCGACGGCGATGCTCCCGCTGGCACGGGCCTGGTGGTGCGGCGCAAGGAATAG
- a CDS encoding VOC family protein: MNLRIQSVSVDSTDPKVPADFWEKALGWRRTYEVEDEIVLEPPAGSPADGVSPDLLFVKVPEQKEIKNRLHLDLRPDDQAEEVQRLEALGASRISVGQGPEVTWVVMADPDGNEFCVLRALRSEELEAQGLVPGFSETPGNAAG; the protein is encoded by the coding sequence ATGAACCTGCGCATCCAATCTGTCAGCGTCGACTCCACCGACCCCAAAGTGCCCGCCGATTTCTGGGAGAAGGCCCTGGGCTGGCGCCGCACCTACGAGGTGGAGGACGAAATCGTACTGGAGCCGCCCGCAGGCAGCCCGGCCGACGGCGTCAGCCCGGACCTGCTGTTCGTGAAGGTGCCGGAGCAGAAGGAGATCAAGAACAGGCTGCACCTGGACCTGCGTCCGGATGACCAGGCCGAGGAGGTGCAGCGGCTGGAAGCCCTTGGCGCGTCGCGCATTTCGGTCGGGCAGGGGCCGGAGGTGACCTGGGTGGTCATGGCTGACCCGGACGGAAACGAATTCTGCGTGCTGCGGGCGCTCCGGTCAGAGGAGCTCGAAGCCCAGGGACTGGTCCCCGGGTTTAGCGAAACCCCCGGGAATGCCGCCGGCTAA
- a CDS encoding CopG family transcriptional regulator has product MADKTQFNIYLPTDLVKQVKHAAIERGLSLSSFVEETLTQALNKEGSTK; this is encoded by the coding sequence ATGGCCGATAAAACACAGTTCAACATCTACCTGCCGACGGACCTGGTCAAGCAGGTCAAACACGCAGCCATCGAACGCGGACTATCACTGTCGTCGTTCGTTGAAGAAACGCTGACCCAGGCCCTCAACAAGGAAGGTTCCACCAAATGA
- a CDS encoding ABC transporter permease — translation MRQARNGGYGGVPRWIYVLAAAGGLFVVLPLAAMVARVNWAQFIPLVTSEASLQALGLSLRTSAASTLLCIVLGVPLALVLARGSFPGQRFLRSLVLLPLVLPPVVGGIALLYTFGRQGLLGRTLEVAGLQIAFSTTAVILAQTFVALPFLVVSLEGALRTAGNRYEAVAATLGAGPTTVLRRVTLPLVLPGLASGAVLSFARSLGEFGATLTFAGSLQGVTRTLPLEIYLQRETDADAAVALSLVLVAVAVAVVALAYRSPRAAERAPALSGERTTTAPAQGGAVR, via the coding sequence ATGAGACAGGCCAGGAACGGCGGGTACGGCGGCGTCCCGCGCTGGATTTACGTCCTTGCCGCTGCCGGCGGCCTGTTTGTGGTGCTGCCGCTCGCGGCCATGGTGGCCAGGGTCAACTGGGCGCAGTTCATTCCGCTGGTCACCTCGGAAGCGTCGCTGCAGGCCCTTGGGCTGAGCCTGCGCACGTCCGCGGCCAGCACCCTTCTGTGCATCGTGCTGGGTGTGCCGCTGGCCCTGGTCCTGGCCCGCGGCAGCTTCCCCGGCCAGCGCTTCCTCCGCTCACTGGTCCTGCTCCCGCTGGTGCTTCCGCCCGTGGTGGGCGGCATCGCACTCCTGTACACGTTCGGGCGACAGGGGCTGCTGGGGCGGACGCTGGAAGTGGCCGGCCTGCAGATCGCCTTTTCGACGACGGCGGTCATCCTGGCCCAGACCTTTGTGGCCCTTCCGTTCCTGGTGGTCAGCCTCGAGGGTGCCCTGCGGACCGCCGGGAACCGGTACGAAGCGGTGGCCGCGACGCTCGGCGCCGGGCCCACCACGGTGCTCCGCCGGGTCACCCTCCCGCTCGTGCTGCCGGGTCTGGCCTCCGGCGCGGTGCTGTCCTTCGCGCGCAGCCTGGGCGAATTCGGCGCCACCCTCACGTTCGCGGGCAGCCTGCAGGGGGTGACCCGGACCCTGCCGCTGGAAATTTACCTGCAGCGGGAAACGGACGCCGATGCCGCCGTCGCGCTTTCCCTGGTCCTCGTGGCGGTGGCGGTTGCCGTGGTGGCGCTCGCGTACCGCAGTCCCCGCGCCGCCGAACGGGCCCCCGCGCTTAGCGGGGAACGCACGACGACGGCGCCCGCCCAGGGAGGTGCGGTCCGGTGA
- the modA gene encoding molybdate ABC transporter substrate-binding protein, with amino-acid sequence MLGVAACAPATTPTATQSAASQSPDAAGQVSGTITVFAAASLKATFTKLASDFEAKNPGTKIVLSFAGSSDLVTQITQGAPAEVFASADTKNMTKLADAKLLDGTAKNFATNVLEIAVPPSNPASIASFADLAKPGVKVVVCASQVPCGAAADTVEKAAGVTLSPVSEESSVTDVLGKVTSGEADAGLVYVTDVKGAGGKVKGIPFDESGKAVNTYPIAPVGSSRNKELAAAFIAMVTGADGQKTLSAAGFGAP; translated from the coding sequence ATGCTGGGCGTCGCCGCGTGCGCACCGGCTACGACGCCCACGGCCACGCAGTCAGCCGCGTCGCAGTCCCCGGACGCCGCCGGCCAGGTCTCGGGGACCATCACGGTCTTCGCGGCCGCGTCGCTCAAAGCGACGTTCACCAAGCTGGCCAGTGACTTCGAGGCGAAGAACCCGGGAACCAAGATCGTGCTGAGCTTCGCCGGGTCCTCGGACCTGGTCACCCAGATCACCCAGGGCGCACCGGCCGAAGTTTTTGCCTCCGCCGACACCAAGAACATGACCAAGCTGGCCGATGCCAAGCTCCTGGACGGGACCGCGAAGAACTTCGCCACCAACGTCCTGGAGATCGCCGTCCCGCCGTCCAACCCGGCGTCGATCGCGTCCTTCGCCGACCTGGCCAAACCGGGCGTCAAGGTGGTTGTCTGCGCGAGCCAGGTTCCGTGCGGGGCGGCCGCGGACACGGTGGAAAAGGCCGCGGGCGTGACCCTCTCGCCGGTCAGCGAGGAGTCATCGGTGACGGACGTCCTGGGCAAGGTCACCTCGGGCGAGGCCGACGCCGGCCTGGTCTACGTCACCGACGTCAAAGGCGCCGGCGGCAAGGTCAAGGGAATCCCGTTCGACGAATCCGGCAAGGCAGTCAACACGTATCCCATCGCCCCAGTAGGCTCGAGCCGGAACAAGGAACTGGCGGCGGCCTTCATCGCCATGGTGACGGGCGCCGACGGGCAGAAAACCCTGAGCGCGGCCGGCTTCGGCGCCCCGTAA
- a CDS encoding molybdopterin-binding protein — MPTIRVSEAARFLGVSDDTVRRWTENGSLTPVKDDAGRLAVDGLELARHAQKLAQLPEDPHRSGSSARNRFVGLVTGITADKVMAQVELQCGPFRVVSLMSSEAVRDLGLELGSVATAVVKATTVIIETPHGKSII; from the coding sequence ATGCCAACTATTCGCGTATCCGAAGCCGCCCGGTTCCTCGGCGTTAGTGACGACACAGTCCGGCGCTGGACCGAGAACGGCAGCCTCACGCCCGTAAAGGACGACGCCGGCCGGCTGGCAGTCGACGGCCTCGAACTGGCCCGGCACGCCCAGAAGCTCGCGCAGCTTCCCGAGGACCCGCACCGTTCAGGGAGTTCGGCGCGCAACAGGTTCGTTGGCCTGGTCACGGGGATCACTGCGGACAAGGTCATGGCGCAGGTGGAACTCCAGTGCGGACCGTTCCGGGTGGTGTCGCTGATGAGCAGCGAAGCCGTCCGGGACCTGGGCCTGGAACTGGGCTCCGTGGCCACAGCGGTGGTCAAAGCAACCACAGTCATCATCGAAACCCCGCACGGAAAGAGCATCATTTGA
- a CDS encoding sulfate/molybdate ABC transporter ATP-binding protein: protein MTFSVQAAVAGRGFDVSLAVGPAETVAVMGANGAGKSTLLNVIAGLLHPDSGTAELDGRTLFDLTAGRGPWTAPHRRGTALLAQEPLLFPHLSVLENVAFGPRSAGASKPAARESALRWLAEVEATELQSRRPAELSGGQAQRVAVARALAADPGLLLLDEPMAALDIHAAPLLRRLLKRVLTGRRAIIITHDVLDALMLADRVVIFENGRIIEEGPTRVILQRPRSRFAAGLAGLNFVAGHLTEHGLRSGALNLYGHHDVAAPLLTGQPGVAVFPPSAVSVFLTEAHGSPRNSFAVTITDLEPHGDGIRVRAGEGGQLSADITPAASVDLGLAPGMQVFFVIKAGAVAIYPG, encoded by the coding sequence GTGACGTTCTCGGTTCAGGCCGCCGTGGCCGGCCGCGGGTTCGACGTCTCCCTCGCGGTGGGACCGGCCGAAACGGTTGCCGTGATGGGGGCCAACGGCGCGGGCAAATCCACCCTGCTGAACGTCATCGCGGGCCTGCTGCACCCGGACTCGGGCACGGCCGAACTGGACGGCAGGACGCTGTTTGACCTCACCGCAGGACGCGGCCCATGGACGGCTCCGCACCGGCGCGGCACGGCGCTCCTGGCCCAGGAACCGCTGCTGTTCCCGCACCTGAGCGTGCTGGAGAACGTGGCTTTTGGGCCCCGGAGTGCGGGGGCTTCAAAGCCAGCCGCGCGGGAGTCCGCCCTGCGGTGGCTTGCGGAAGTCGAGGCGACGGAGCTGCAGTCCCGCCGCCCGGCCGAGCTCTCCGGCGGCCAGGCGCAGCGCGTTGCGGTGGCGCGGGCCCTCGCTGCCGACCCCGGGCTCCTGCTCCTGGACGAGCCGATGGCCGCGCTGGATATCCATGCCGCGCCGCTGCTCCGGCGCCTGCTCAAGCGCGTTCTGACGGGCCGGCGCGCCATCATCATCACGCACGACGTCCTCGATGCCCTGATGCTGGCCGACCGGGTGGTCATCTTCGAAAACGGGCGGATCATTGAGGAAGGCCCCACCCGCGTCATCCTCCAGCGCCCGCGCAGCCGGTTCGCGGCCGGACTCGCCGGACTCAACTTTGTGGCCGGCCACCTGACCGAACACGGTCTGCGGTCCGGCGCCCTTAACCTCTATGGCCACCACGACGTAGCCGCCCCGCTCCTCACCGGTCAGCCGGGCGTGGCTGTCTTCCCGCCGTCGGCCGTTTCCGTTTTCCTCACCGAAGCGCATGGCAGCCCGCGGAACTCCTTCGCCGTGACCATTACCGACCTGGAGCCGCACGGGGACGGGATCCGGGTCCGCGCCGGGGAGGGCGGGCAGCTGAGCGCGGACATCACGCCGGCGGCCTCTGTTGATCTCGGATTGGCGCCGGGCATGCAGGTGTTCTTCGTGATCAAGGCCGGTGCCGTGGCCATCTACCCGGGCTGA
- a CDS encoding FAD-binding oxidoreductase yields MKWIRPDSPDYDPARKVFNAMIDRRPAVIAQCSNDADVAEALRYGRQNSLAIAVRAGGHSVAGMSMNNDGLVIDVRPMKSIDVDPESGIVTVGAGVTWGEFDRATQEHALAVTGGRASTTGVAGFTLGGGSGWLERSFGFACDSLVSVDLVTADGERVTASVRENPELFWALHGGGGNFGVATSFTFQAHRLGPVVHAGFWLWPGEAATDVSRAFRDLALAAPDGVGLGLLYFTAPPEPFVPEHLVGKMATLIAYLYAGEPEEGSEHARPFRELGPAADLVADTPYAEFNGSIDDPPDHYNYWSADYHDELPDAALDLFVESARNLPDATSQQLIARWGGAVGGNAGAATPLNNRNAAWVSHPYGISPTPEEGQLAKAWVKDFRGKIAPYATGGVWLNFIGNEGQERIRAAFGNGNYARLARVKRDFDPRNVFQGNQNILPAGS; encoded by the coding sequence ATGAAGTGGATCAGGCCTGACAGCCCCGACTATGACCCGGCCCGGAAGGTCTTCAACGCCATGATTGACCGGCGGCCGGCGGTCATTGCCCAGTGCTCAAATGATGCGGACGTGGCCGAAGCCCTGCGCTACGGACGGCAGAACTCCCTCGCCATTGCCGTCCGCGCCGGTGGCCACTCAGTGGCCGGAATGTCCATGAACAACGACGGCCTGGTGATCGATGTCCGGCCCATGAAGTCGATCGACGTGGACCCCGAATCCGGCATCGTCACGGTGGGAGCAGGCGTGACGTGGGGCGAGTTCGACCGCGCTACCCAGGAGCATGCCCTGGCTGTGACCGGCGGGCGGGCCTCCACCACCGGCGTCGCCGGCTTCACCCTGGGCGGCGGATCCGGTTGGCTGGAGCGGTCCTTCGGGTTCGCGTGCGACAGTCTCGTCTCGGTGGACCTGGTGACGGCCGACGGCGAGCGCGTCACCGCGAGCGTCCGTGAAAACCCCGAGCTCTTCTGGGCTCTCCATGGCGGCGGCGGCAATTTCGGCGTGGCCACGTCCTTCACGTTCCAGGCGCACCGGCTCGGCCCGGTGGTCCACGCCGGGTTTTGGCTGTGGCCCGGGGAGGCAGCCACTGATGTTTCGCGGGCGTTCCGGGACCTGGCTCTGGCCGCCCCTGATGGCGTGGGCCTGGGGCTCCTGTATTTCACTGCGCCGCCGGAGCCGTTTGTTCCGGAGCACCTGGTGGGGAAGATGGCCACTCTCATCGCCTACCTGTACGCGGGTGAGCCCGAGGAGGGCTCCGAACATGCCCGGCCGTTCCGCGAGCTGGGGCCGGCCGCTGACCTGGTGGCCGACACTCCCTATGCAGAGTTCAACGGCTCCATCGACGATCCGCCGGACCACTACAACTACTGGAGCGCGGACTACCACGACGAACTTCCCGATGCGGCCCTGGACCTGTTTGTGGAGTCGGCCCGGAACCTGCCCGATGCCACGTCCCAGCAGCTCATCGCCCGCTGGGGCGGTGCCGTCGGCGGGAACGCGGGGGCGGCCACGCCCTTGAACAACCGGAACGCGGCCTGGGTGAGCCACCCCTACGGCATCTCGCCAACACCCGAGGAAGGCCAGCTGGCCAAGGCCTGGGTGAAGGACTTCCGCGGCAAGATCGCACCCTATGCCACGGGTGGCGTGTGGCTCAACTTCATCGGCAACGAAGGCCAGGAGCGCATCCGCGCCGCGTTCGGCAACGGAAACTACGCGCGACTGGCCAGGGTCAAACGCGACTTCGATCCGCGGAACGTCTTCCAGGGCAACCAGAACATCCTGCCGGCCGGCTCCTGA
- a CDS encoding YccF domain-containing protein, which translates to MKTLLNIIWLVFGGLWLALGYFLAGIICCLLIVTIPWGIASFRIAAYTLWPFGRMVVDKPGGTGVFPLLGNVIWLVVAGIWIAIGHVLTAIAMAVTIIGIPLAIANLKLIPVSLMPLGKQIVPTNSPFVTAYR; encoded by the coding sequence ATGAAGACTCTGCTCAACATCATCTGGCTGGTATTCGGCGGACTCTGGCTCGCTCTGGGCTATTTCCTGGCCGGCATCATCTGCTGCCTGCTGATCGTCACCATCCCGTGGGGCATCGCGTCGTTCCGGATTGCGGCGTACACGCTCTGGCCGTTCGGGCGCATGGTGGTGGACAAGCCGGGCGGGACGGGCGTGTTCCCGCTGCTGGGGAATGTCATCTGGCTGGTGGTGGCCGGTATCTGGATCGCGATCGGCCACGTGCTCACGGCCATTGCCATGGCGGTCACCATCATCGGCATCCCCCTGGCCATCGCCAACCTCAAGCTCATCCCGGTCAGCCTGATGCCGCTGGGCAAGCAGATCGTTCCCACCAACAGCCCGTTCGTTACCGCGTACCGTTAG
- a CDS encoding GNAT family N-acetyltransferase, producing the protein MIPGKTSRLRFRQMASADLDNMTALLGDPAVMAYYPAPKTREEAAHWIAWNEANYATHGYGLWIVETLDGEFLGDCGLTWQQVNGRSELEVGFHLRAEAWGRGYATEAAAACMEFARDELAVRQLVAIIHPENMASRRVVEKIGMRYTENDHGGAVTTRMVLGVQLAAWGATITCTSSSYNNRPGSFE; encoded by the coding sequence GTGATTCCCGGAAAGACGTCCCGGCTTCGATTCCGGCAGATGGCGTCAGCAGACCTGGACAACATGACTGCGCTTCTGGGTGATCCTGCTGTCATGGCGTATTACCCTGCGCCCAAGACGCGGGAAGAGGCCGCGCACTGGATCGCCTGGAATGAAGCGAACTACGCCACGCACGGGTACGGCCTTTGGATTGTGGAAACCCTCGATGGCGAGTTTCTGGGCGACTGCGGACTTACCTGGCAGCAGGTCAATGGTCGCAGCGAGTTGGAGGTCGGATTTCACCTCCGAGCGGAGGCGTGGGGCCGGGGATATGCGACCGAAGCGGCCGCGGCGTGCATGGAATTCGCACGCGACGAGCTCGCTGTTAGGCAGCTCGTCGCCATTATCCATCCAGAAAATATGGCTTCTCGTCGGGTGGTGGAGAAAATTGGCATGAGGTACACCGAGAACGATCATGGCGGGGCCGTCACGACCCGGATGGTTCTCGGAGTTCAGCTGGCGGCATGGGGCGCGACTATTACCTGTACGTCGTCTTCGTACAACAACCGTCCGGGATCGTTTGAATGA
- a CDS encoding YciI family protein, whose protein sequence is MVDLGTPLGAAKVLDGSAVTDAEATLGGYSVIQAEDLNAAVALMEGHPHFMSGEGATIQIHETLDIPGM, encoded by the coding sequence ATCGTTGACCTCGGAACGCCGCTGGGCGCCGCCAAGGTCCTGGACGGTTCGGCAGTCACAGATGCCGAGGCAACGCTGGGCGGATACAGCGTCATCCAGGCCGAGGACCTGAACGCCGCTGTTGCGTTGATGGAAGGCCACCCGCACTTCATGTCCGGCGAAGGCGCCACCATCCAGATCCACGAAACACTCGACATCCCGGGGATGTAG
- a CDS encoding DUF4031 domain-containing protein, whose protein sequence is MAIYLDPPLWPAHGTHFSHLISDTSLAELHAFAAAAGIPDRAFDGDHYDVAERRFDDLVAAGAIPVEGRILVRKLIASGLRIPARQRNKSLKVPLLNRWETIMPGHDALFLDLLDRWSEDHRRYHGCTHLLAVLEAMDLLTDPADPPRTVLLAAWFHDAVYRGVAGLDEEESARLAEERLTDAGLPAAQVEEVARLVRLTSDHRPEPGDDDGALLCDADLSVLGGEPEPYARYVAAVREDYAHIGDADFAAGRAAVVRHLLELDPLFHSDRARELWLEAARRNLRGELA, encoded by the coding sequence ATGGCGATTTACCTGGATCCGCCGCTGTGGCCCGCCCACGGCACACACTTTTCGCACCTCATCTCGGACACGTCGCTGGCGGAACTGCACGCCTTCGCCGCCGCGGCCGGCATCCCGGACCGGGCGTTCGACGGCGACCATTACGACGTCGCCGAGCGCCGGTTCGATGACCTGGTGGCTGCGGGCGCCATTCCGGTGGAAGGCCGGATCCTGGTGCGCAAGCTCATCGCCAGCGGGCTGCGCATCCCGGCCCGGCAGCGCAACAAGTCACTCAAGGTCCCATTGCTGAACCGCTGGGAAACCATCATGCCCGGACACGACGCCCTCTTCCTGGACCTGCTGGACCGCTGGAGCGAGGACCACCGCCGGTATCACGGCTGCACGCATCTGCTGGCAGTACTTGAGGCCATGGACCTGCTTACCGACCCCGCCGATCCGCCGCGGACCGTGCTGCTCGCAGCCTGGTTCCACGATGCCGTGTACCGAGGGGTCGCCGGCCTGGACGAGGAGGAATCGGCCCGCCTCGCCGAGGAGCGCCTCACGGACGCGGGTCTTCCGGCCGCCCAAGTCGAGGAGGTGGCCCGGCTGGTCAGGCTGACGTCGGACCACCGCCCGGAACCAGGGGACGACGACGGCGCCCTCCTCTGCGACGCGGACCTGTCAGTCCTCGGCGGCGAACCTGAGCCGTACGCCCGGTATGTGGCCGCCGTCCGGGAAGATTACGCGCACATCGGCGACGCCGACTTCGCGGCCGGCCGCGCCGCCGTCGTCCGTCACCTGCTGGAACTGGACCCCCTCTTCCACAGCGACCGCGCACGGGAACTGTGGCTCGAAGCCGCCCGCCGGAACCTGCGGGGCGAGCTGGCCTGA
- a CDS encoding VOC family protein — protein MRVTPIRFVRNIEAANKFYSTLGLNENAAATSGTWADLHGNGGQLGLHIAQAGTTHSDAGAVALHFSTDERLELTAERLRAAGYAPSDIMDETFGRFITVNDPEGYRIQVNEVDADLQNLSYEIRESAALK, from the coding sequence ATGAGAGTTACTCCAATCCGCTTCGTGCGGAACATCGAGGCCGCCAACAAGTTCTATTCCACGCTTGGGTTGAACGAGAACGCTGCAGCAACGAGCGGAACCTGGGCGGACCTGCACGGCAACGGCGGGCAACTTGGGCTCCACATTGCCCAAGCGGGAACCACACACTCAGATGCGGGAGCAGTCGCGCTGCACTTCTCCACCGACGAAAGGCTGGAGCTCACCGCAGAGCGACTAAGAGCTGCCGGATATGCCCCGTCGGACATCATGGACGAAACGTTCGGCCGTTTCATCACTGTCAATGACCCCGAGGGATACCGCATCCAAGTCAACGAAGTGGATGCGGACCTCCAAAACCTCAGCTATGAAATACGGGAATCTGCTGCCCTGAAATAG